A portion of the Rhodococcus pseudokoreensis genome contains these proteins:
- the speB gene encoding agmatinase: protein MTKNEISGPDASRIQGPVDATRTPRYAEPSTFARLPRLDEVSRADVTVLGVPFDSGVSYRPGARFGPGHIRAASKLLRPYNPALDVHPFAAQQVADFGDIGVNPFDIQEALATVDGAVTDLRKDGSTVLTLGGDHTIALPILRSLARDHGPIAVLHFDAHLDTWDTYFGAPFTHGTPFRRASEEGLIDLERSQHIGIRGPLYSKKDLEDDAVLGFQVIRSDDYEVDGVASIVERMRRRLDGGPVYVSVDIDVLDPAHAPGTGTPEAGGMTSRELLNTLRGLVGLNVVGADIVEVAPAYDHAEITGIAAAHVAYELLSVLAINASTAPGRVARGEALRQAAYVTK, encoded by the coding sequence ATGACTAAAAACGAGATCAGCGGTCCCGACGCGTCCCGCATCCAGGGCCCCGTCGACGCCACCCGCACCCCGCGCTACGCCGAACCCAGCACGTTCGCCCGCCTCCCGCGGCTCGACGAGGTGTCCCGCGCCGACGTCACGGTGCTGGGTGTCCCGTTCGACTCCGGTGTGAGCTACCGCCCCGGCGCCCGGTTCGGCCCCGGCCACATCCGTGCGGCGTCGAAGCTCCTGCGTCCGTACAACCCGGCACTCGACGTGCACCCCTTCGCGGCGCAGCAGGTCGCCGACTTCGGCGACATCGGCGTCAACCCGTTCGACATCCAGGAAGCCCTGGCCACGGTCGACGGCGCCGTCACCGACCTGCGCAAGGACGGCTCGACCGTGCTGACGCTCGGCGGCGACCACACGATCGCGCTGCCGATCCTGCGGTCCCTTGCCCGCGACCACGGTCCCATCGCCGTGCTGCACTTCGACGCCCACCTCGACACGTGGGACACCTACTTCGGCGCCCCCTTCACGCACGGCACCCCGTTCCGGCGGGCCAGCGAGGAGGGGCTGATCGACCTCGAGCGGTCGCAGCACATCGGCATCCGCGGCCCGCTGTACAGCAAGAAGGACCTCGAGGACGACGCCGTTCTCGGTTTCCAGGTCATCCGCTCCGACGACTACGAGGTGGACGGCGTCGCGAGCATCGTCGAACGGATGCGTCGACGGCTCGACGGCGGCCCGGTCTACGTGTCCGTGGATATCGACGTCCTCGATCCCGCGCACGCGCCGGGCACCGGAACCCCCGAGGCCGGCGGCATGACGTCCCGCGAACTGCTGAACACACTGCGCGGACTCGTCGGCCTCAACGTCGTCGGCGCCGACATCGTCGAGGTCGCGCCCGCGTACGACCACGCCGAGATCACCGGCATCGCGGCAGCGCACGTCGCGTACGAGTTGCTGTCGGTGCTCGCGATCAACGCGTCGACGGCTCCCGGACGGGTCGCCCGCGGCGAGGCACTCCGGCAGGCGGCATATGTGACCAAGTGA
- a CDS encoding helix-turn-helix domain-containing protein, translating into MGTRPFSEIANAVKSEWTPEVKEFADRFGTELEEQVHEQVKLGRQLAEARSAARLTQGQLAALSHIGQSEISRIERGLGNPTRDTLIRITAAMGAELAIVPSTRLENAQAI; encoded by the coding sequence ATGGGCACGCGACCATTTAGCGAGATCGCCAACGCCGTCAAGTCGGAGTGGACCCCCGAGGTCAAGGAGTTTGCCGACCGTTTTGGCACTGAGCTCGAGGAACAAGTACACGAGCAGGTAAAACTGGGCAGACAGCTGGCTGAGGCGAGGTCCGCGGCGCGGCTCACCCAGGGGCAGCTGGCCGCCCTTTCGCACATTGGGCAGTCCGAGATCAGTCGAATCGAACGTGGTCTCGGCAACCCAACTCGAGACACTCTCATCCGCATCACCGCAGCGATGGGGGCCGAACTCGCCATCGTTCCTTCTACGCGTCTGGAGAACGCGCAGGCCATCTGA
- a CDS encoding alpha/beta hydrolase, giving the protein MRLFTAGIIVVAAFLGLPGPVATAEPADGGAVAAPSASAGSLDRIEKVDDRRWNVFVYSPSMDEVVELQVLRPADTSVARPTLYLLNGAGAGEDGANWIRQTDIVDFFDDKNANVVIPVGGYISYYTDWRNDDPVLGRNKWQTFLTRELPPVLDTALGANGVNAIGGLSMSAGSVIDLAVQAPGLYRGVASYSGCAMTSDPIGRNLVRLVVEVVGGGNTENMWGPTDDPAWTAHDPYVNADKLRGLDLYISNASGLPGPYEALNAVRPAGAPPLPDQIVIGGVIEAATNYCTHRLVERLDTLGIPATVDFRDTGTHSWGYWQDSLHESWPVLARALDL; this is encoded by the coding sequence ATGAGACTGTTCACCGCGGGCATCATTGTCGTCGCCGCATTCCTGGGCCTGCCCGGCCCGGTGGCGACGGCCGAGCCCGCCGACGGCGGTGCGGTGGCGGCGCCGAGCGCGTCCGCCGGCAGCCTCGACCGGATCGAGAAGGTCGACGACCGCCGCTGGAACGTCTTCGTGTACTCGCCGTCGATGGACGAAGTGGTGGAACTGCAGGTGCTGCGCCCCGCCGACACCAGCGTCGCCCGACCCACGCTGTATCTGCTCAACGGCGCCGGGGCCGGCGAGGACGGCGCGAACTGGATCCGGCAGACCGACATCGTCGACTTCTTCGACGACAAGAACGCCAACGTCGTGATCCCCGTCGGCGGCTACATCAGCTACTACACCGACTGGCGAAACGACGATCCCGTCCTCGGACGCAACAAGTGGCAGACGTTCCTCACCCGGGAACTGCCCCCGGTGCTGGACACCGCGCTCGGCGCCAACGGCGTGAACGCGATCGGCGGACTGTCCATGTCGGCCGGTTCGGTGATCGACCTCGCGGTCCAGGCACCGGGCCTGTACCGGGGTGTCGCGTCCTACAGCGGGTGCGCGATGACCAGCGACCCGATCGGGCGGAACCTGGTCCGGCTCGTCGTCGAGGTGGTCGGCGGCGGCAACACCGAGAACATGTGGGGCCCCACCGACGACCCGGCCTGGACGGCGCACGACCCCTACGTCAACGCGGACAAACTCCGCGGGCTCGACCTGTACATCTCCAACGCCAGCGGACTGCCCGGACCGTACGAAGCCCTGAACGCCGTCCGTCCCGCCGGGGCGCCGCCGCTCCCGGATCAGATCGTCATCGGCGGTGTCATCGAGGCGGCGACGAACTACTGCACCCACCGACTGGTGGAAAGGCTCGACACCCTCGGCATCCCCGCGACCGTGGACTTCCGGGACACCGGCACACATTCGTGGGGGTACTGGCAGGACTCCCTGCACGAATCGTGGCCCGTCCTCGCCCGCGCCCTCGACCTGTGA